The proteins below come from a single Caulobacter flavus genomic window:
- the trbG gene encoding P-type conjugative transfer protein TrbG: protein MNDALALAMLISATIGGSAQADGPAPPRVAPLAGGPPQETLVSAATAARVEPRSDSFLGAIQRYAWSEGALYQVYAAPGQVTDIALEPGEQLAGAGPVAAGDTSRWIIGQSESGAGPTRRVHILVKPTQTGLATNLLINTDRRTYRLELRTAPRGYMAGVEWRYPEDALIALRVDPAPLRTAPLATATTPFDPVSLRFSYRISGAKVAWRPSLVFDDGRRVYVALPPSAVQTALPPLFVRGPEGGGELVNYRVQSGYMVVDRLFDAAELRMGGKRSAKTVRIERIQEASR, encoded by the coding sequence ATGAACGATGCTCTCGCCCTCGCCATGCTCATCTCGGCTACGATCGGTGGCTCGGCCCAGGCCGATGGGCCAGCGCCGCCACGCGTCGCCCCCCTCGCTGGCGGACCACCGCAAGAGACCCTGGTCAGCGCCGCCACGGCCGCTCGGGTGGAGCCCCGCTCCGACAGTTTTCTGGGCGCGATCCAACGCTACGCCTGGTCCGAAGGCGCTCTCTACCAAGTCTACGCCGCTCCCGGCCAAGTGACCGACATCGCCCTCGAACCAGGCGAACAGTTAGCCGGCGCAGGACCCGTCGCGGCGGGCGACACCAGCCGCTGGATCATCGGCCAATCCGAAAGCGGCGCGGGACCGACCCGCCGGGTGCATATCCTGGTCAAGCCCACCCAGACCGGGCTGGCCACGAACCTGCTGATCAACACCGATCGGCGAACCTACCGCCTGGAGCTTCGCACCGCGCCGCGCGGCTATATGGCCGGCGTCGAATGGCGCTATCCCGAAGATGCTCTGATCGCGCTTCGTGTCGATCCGGCGCCGCTCCGCACGGCTCCCCTCGCGACGGCGACGACCCCGTTTGATCCGGTCAGCCTGCGGTTCAGCTACCGGATCTCAGGGGCCAAGGTCGCCTGGCGTCCCAGCCTGGTGTTCGATGACGGCCGGCGCGTCTATGTCGCCCTCCCGCCGAGCGCAGTCCAAACCGCGCTGCCGCCGCTCTTCGTGCGAGGCCCCGAAGGCGGTGGAGAGCTCGTCAACTACCGGGTCCAGAGCGGCTACATGGTCGTCGATCGGCTGTTTGACGCCGCCGAACTGCGGATGGGCGGCAAGCGCAGCGCCAAGACCGTGCGGATCGAGCGGATCCAGGAGGCGTCGCGATGA
- a CDS encoding TrbI/VirB10 family protein produces MTPADTEETTPPAQDAFRLRGSPPPVVRLSRKGLAVLGGIGAAAVGAALTFALTPRLHVPAPQDPPPASDTRPPAEVVTAAPKDYAAAPRLGPPLPGDLGRPIVAAQARDGVPVPTPAAASTAHAPTQPSPAAQARQTALTSAILADVGRGSASPAATAARDQALDPTPEAMIASATLTATPAPAPAQASAKLTAMSSPYTLLAGSVIPAALITGLNSDLPGQAIAQVTADVHDTVTGRIRLIPAGARLIGAYDAQVTFGQRRIHVTWTRLVLPDGASIALTRQTASDPQGFAGLTDQVDSHWGAIARAAGLSTLLGVGAELGADDEGDIARALRRGMQDTINQAGQQIVRRQLDVRPTLTVRPGHPVRLILSEDLVLDPVAKESTP; encoded by the coding sequence ATGACGCCGGCCGACACCGAGGAGACCACCCCACCCGCCCAGGACGCGTTTCGCCTGCGCGGCTCGCCCCCACCAGTGGTCCGGCTCTCTCGCAAGGGCCTGGCGGTGCTCGGCGGGATCGGCGCGGCTGCGGTCGGGGCGGCCCTGACCTTTGCCCTGACGCCGCGACTGCATGTCCCCGCCCCCCAGGACCCGCCGCCGGCCTCGGACACTCGCCCGCCAGCCGAGGTTGTCACCGCAGCGCCCAAGGACTACGCCGCCGCGCCTAGGCTCGGCCCGCCGTTACCTGGTGATCTTGGACGGCCCATCGTGGCGGCCCAGGCCCGAGACGGCGTCCCCGTTCCAACGCCTGCGGCCGCCTCGACCGCACACGCGCCCACTCAGCCTTCGCCCGCCGCGCAGGCCCGCCAGACCGCTCTGACCAGCGCGATCCTGGCCGATGTCGGGAGAGGCAGCGCCAGTCCAGCCGCCACCGCCGCCCGGGACCAAGCACTCGATCCCACGCCGGAAGCCATGATCGCGTCCGCCACTCTGACCGCGACACCGGCCCCAGCCCCGGCGCAAGCGTCCGCCAAACTCACCGCCATGAGCTCCCCCTACACCCTGCTGGCCGGCTCGGTCATTCCCGCGGCCCTGATCACCGGGCTCAACAGCGATTTGCCTGGACAGGCCATCGCCCAGGTCACTGCCGACGTCCACGACACGGTGACGGGGCGCATCCGCCTCATCCCGGCGGGGGCGCGACTGATCGGCGCCTATGACGCCCAGGTCACGTTCGGCCAGCGCCGTATTCATGTCACCTGGACGCGCCTGGTGCTTCCCGACGGAGCCTCGATCGCCCTGACCCGCCAAACCGCCTCGGACCCGCAAGGCTTCGCGGGGCTCACCGACCAGGTCGACAGCCACTGGGGCGCAATCGCCCGAGCCGCCGGCCTGTCAACTCTGCTGGGCGTGGGAGCCGAGTTGGGCGCGGACGACGAGGGCGACATCGCCAGGGCTCTGCGACGCGGCATGCAGGACACGATCAACCAGGCCGGACAGCAGATCGTGCGCCGCCAACTCGACGTGCGCCCCACCTTGACCGTTCGCCCCGGCCACCCGGTGCGGCTCATCCTCTCTGAGGACCTGGTCCTCGATCCCGTCGCCAAGGAGTCAACGCCGTGA
- a CDS encoding DUF2274 domain-containing protein, translating to MKLKLAVLEDDRPVRITLEIPASLNRDLAAYAAVLSKETGQAAVEPAKLVAPMLQRFIATDRAFTKARRSL from the coding sequence GTGAAGCTCAAACTCGCTGTCCTCGAAGATGACAGGCCCGTGCGTATCACGCTCGAGATCCCCGCCAGTCTGAACCGCGACCTGGCGGCCTATGCGGCAGTCCTGAGCAAGGAAACCGGTCAGGCCGCAGTCGAGCCGGCCAAGCTGGTGGCGCCCATGCTGCAACGCTTCATCGCCACGGATCGGGCCTTCACCAAGGCGCGCCGAAGTCTATGA
- a CDS encoding LysR family transcriptional regulator — protein sequence MRGIKLHQVRYVVSAAEHRSFRQAAAALHVEQSTVSRRVRDLEHQLGAALFERSACGVRLTTIGERFLVEARAAMDQLEGAAGLARELGAAEASRLRIGVSAPVGEGGLGDWLRRAFEAAGTLMVQVAEASPAELRRALDLQAIDLICEFGGRPQGHIKAHRLWREPLMVLMRRDHVLAGCESLAWADLADAPLILARDHAGAVEDALQARGYRGDHAETRREAVGLATLVSLVAWGQGLTILPACLVGTSHPEVLAIPLEHETIDVMALWSSRNNRPVLARFLRLLTRLDPPGRS from the coding sequence TTGCGCGGCATCAAGCTGCATCAGGTGCGCTACGTCGTCAGCGCCGCCGAGCATCGATCGTTTCGACAGGCGGCCGCGGCCTTGCATGTCGAGCAGTCCACGGTCAGCCGCCGGGTCCGGGACCTGGAGCATCAGCTGGGGGCGGCGCTTTTCGAGCGATCGGCATGTGGTGTCCGGCTGACGACCATAGGCGAGCGCTTTCTCGTCGAAGCCCGTGCGGCGATGGATCAGCTGGAGGGCGCGGCGGGCTTGGCGCGAGAGCTGGGGGCGGCGGAGGCCAGCCGGTTGCGTATCGGCGTTTCGGCGCCGGTTGGCGAGGGCGGTCTGGGCGATTGGTTGCGCCGGGCGTTCGAGGCGGCGGGCACGTTGATGGTCCAGGTGGCCGAGGCTTCGCCGGCCGAGCTGCGCCGAGCCCTGGACCTTCAGGCGATCGACCTGATCTGCGAGTTCGGCGGTCGGCCGCAGGGGCACATCAAGGCCCATCGGCTTTGGCGCGAACCGCTGATGGTCCTGATGCGTCGAGACCACGTCCTGGCGGGATGCGAAAGCTTGGCGTGGGCCGATCTGGCCGACGCGCCATTGATCCTGGCGCGAGATCACGCCGGCGCCGTCGAAGATGCGCTGCAGGCGCGGGGATATCGAGGCGATCATGCGGAGACCCGTCGTGAGGCGGTCGGCCTAGCGACGCTGGTGAGCTTGGTCGCTTGGGGGCAGGGGCTCACGATCCTGCCTGCTTGCCTGGTGGGGACCAGTCATCCGGAGGTGCTGGCCATCCCACTCGAGCACGAAACGATCGATGTGATGGCGCTGTGGTCCAGCCGGAACAACCGGCCAGTCCTGGCGCGGTTTCTGCGCTTGCTGACCCGTCTCGATCCACCTGGCCGCTCATAG
- a CDS encoding macro domain-containing protein, translated as MLIYRRTSVLDSPAQTLVNTVNCVGVMGKGIAKAFKDRYPEMFSAYKRICDAGLLEPGKLWLWNSSDQWVLNFPTKVHWRNPSRLEWIEMGLDKFRAEYANRGINQISFPRLGCGNGGLDWEEVRPLMERYLAPLPINVFIHDFEQPIGLPEHLEALSQQLRTTDTPWASFDHFMNALDQALTVSGGVLHDMTTDAPFNARMVGEALEIKTATGVTLLDGEDLRGVWLSLKSGLLTAKEAGWSETTNGGPLLSLLSVLPHVRALQIQRRAGEHPELALELRRQAPSPATGWSSGSQRELSWA; from the coding sequence ATGCTGATCTATCGTCGCACCAGCGTCCTAGACTCACCCGCGCAAACGCTCGTCAACACGGTCAACTGTGTCGGCGTGATGGGTAAAGGCATCGCCAAAGCTTTCAAGGATCGCTACCCGGAGATGTTCTCCGCCTACAAGCGCATCTGCGATGCAGGCCTGCTTGAACCGGGTAAGCTCTGGCTCTGGAACAGCAGCGACCAGTGGGTGCTCAACTTCCCGACCAAGGTCCATTGGCGCAATCCCTCGCGGCTGGAATGGATCGAGATGGGTCTGGACAAGTTCCGCGCCGAATACGCCAACCGCGGCATCAACCAGATCTCCTTCCCCCGGCTAGGCTGCGGCAACGGCGGCCTGGACTGGGAAGAGGTTCGCCCTCTCATGGAGCGCTATCTGGCGCCCTTGCCGATCAACGTCTTCATCCATGATTTCGAGCAGCCGATCGGATTGCCCGAGCATCTGGAGGCGCTGTCCCAGCAGCTGCGCACCACCGACACGCCCTGGGCCTCGTTCGATCACTTCATGAACGCTCTTGATCAGGCGCTGACCGTCTCGGGTGGCGTCCTCCACGACATGACGACCGACGCGCCATTCAACGCGCGAATGGTCGGCGAAGCGCTGGAGATCAAAACCGCTACGGGCGTCACCTTGCTGGATGGCGAAGACCTGCGCGGGGTTTGGCTGAGTCTCAAGTCGGGCCTGCTGACCGCCAAGGAGGCGGGCTGGTCGGAAACCACCAACGGCGGACCGCTGCTCTCCCTGTTGAGCGTCCTGCCGCATGTGCGCGCGCTTCAGATCCAACGCCGCGCCGGCGAGCATCCCGAGCTTGCGCTTGAACTGCGTCGCCAGGCGCCATCGCCCGCCACTGGCTGGTCTTCAGGCTCCCAGCGGGAGCTGTCGTGGGCCTGA
- a CDS encoding DarT ssDNA thymidine ADP-ribosyltransferase family protein has translation MGLSAAFIDAHIQRWVGNLDSRFFPHRRLWPDLLFHHAPLENAVRIINSGQLLSRNASNGLRGRDVAAGGVIDNRDRAHNFVRLYFRPRTPTQFNIEGIRRPADCRYENGHAPVLVMFVLDARSILSMPNVRFSNINMQLNAARDGDDEAFFNELDFAKIYHEGAYTDASIKDHRCAEVLCPSPLPLAQHLRGIICRSEAERETLAYQAGVAIAPYRDRVFASDDLKVFDKNFPFANRVSASNEGVSFTLNPRYDGQNIQVQVRITRPDGQVVFEITYPDMPALTNTGGSWITRTPLADGSYIVSLTIDGHLAYQAAHYVGEVLF, from the coding sequence GTGGGCCTGAGCGCGGCTTTTATCGACGCGCATATCCAACGGTGGGTCGGCAACCTCGACAGCCGTTTCTTCCCGCATCGCCGGCTTTGGCCTGATCTTCTGTTTCACCACGCGCCGCTTGAGAACGCGGTCAGGATCATCAATTCCGGCCAACTGCTATCGCGTAATGCGTCCAACGGCCTGCGGGGCCGCGATGTCGCCGCCGGCGGCGTCATCGACAACCGCGACCGGGCCCACAACTTTGTCCGCCTGTATTTCCGGCCCCGCACGCCCACGCAGTTCAACATCGAAGGCATCCGCCGTCCCGCCGATTGCCGGTATGAGAACGGTCACGCGCCAGTCCTGGTGATGTTCGTGCTCGATGCGCGAAGCATCCTGAGCATGCCCAACGTTCGCTTTTCGAACATCAACATGCAGCTCAACGCCGCCCGTGACGGCGATGACGAGGCCTTCTTCAACGAGCTCGACTTCGCCAAGATCTATCACGAGGGCGCCTACACGGACGCCTCGATCAAGGATCATCGGTGCGCCGAGGTGCTGTGCCCCTCGCCTCTCCCCCTGGCCCAGCATCTGCGCGGGATTATCTGTCGCTCGGAAGCCGAGCGCGAAACACTGGCCTATCAGGCCGGCGTGGCGATCGCCCCTTATCGCGATCGTGTCTTCGCCTCCGACGACCTCAAGGTCTTCGACAAGAATTTCCCCTTCGCCAACCGGGTCTCGGCCTCCAACGAGGGCGTGTCGTTCACCCTCAATCCGCGTTACGACGGGCAAAACATTCAGGTCCAGGTCCGCATCACGCGACCGGACGGACAGGTCGTCTTCGAAATCACCTATCCGGACATGCCGGCCCTGACCAACACCGGCGGCTCCTGGATCACGCGCACGCCACTCGCCGATGGAAGCTACATCGTGTCGCTGACGATCGACGGCCACCTGGCCTACCAAGCCGCTCACTATGTGGGTGAGGTCTTGTTCTAG
- a CDS encoding helix-turn-helix domain-containing protein, with protein sequence MDPAQNAQLEALITSPREDLHIEVKSWLDLTDKAHQATLSRAAIALANHGGGFIVIGLADEKGVFTPAPGRPETLDGFAPDVISRIIATYTEPALHVLVHHVSSPAGVHPIIQVPGGHRTPIQAKRGSTDGKTLSVGKVYIRRPPIESAEPATAAEWRELIDRCVRAGRDDMLDAIRGIMSGSAVAAEPVEPSASAKLAAWAQDGMQRWEAILPHTPTGALIRPPGYYQVAYRLTPEPEPLATPQLLAAISRATTRYTGWPPWWVPTRDGIRPYVKDGAVECNLAEGEPITAHSDFWRVSPQGEALLIRGYSEDDIPHRYKPGTVFDLTVPVWRVGDCLMQAAAFAAVLGVPDSEVNFTVQWRGLAGRELVHVQGTRFIHKGRICRQDAFDHTMSAIASSIPEQLPELVHGFMAPLYGLFDFLELPKALVDEELKKMLSGRS encoded by the coding sequence ATGGATCCAGCGCAGAACGCCCAACTCGAGGCGTTGATCACCAGCCCGCGCGAAGACCTGCACATCGAGGTCAAATCCTGGCTGGATCTGACCGACAAGGCCCATCAGGCGACTCTGTCGCGCGCGGCGATCGCGCTGGCCAACCACGGCGGCGGGTTCATCGTCATTGGCCTGGCCGATGAGAAGGGCGTGTTCACGCCGGCCCCGGGACGCCCTGAAACGCTCGACGGCTTCGCGCCCGACGTCATCTCCAGGATCATCGCGACCTACACCGAGCCGGCGCTGCACGTGCTGGTGCATCACGTTTCGTCGCCGGCTGGCGTCCACCCGATCATTCAAGTCCCAGGCGGACACCGCACGCCGATCCAGGCCAAGCGCGGCAGTACGGACGGCAAGACGCTCAGCGTCGGCAAGGTCTACATCCGACGGCCACCGATCGAGAGCGCCGAGCCCGCCACGGCCGCCGAGTGGCGTGAGCTGATCGATCGCTGCGTGAGGGCCGGACGCGACGACATGCTTGATGCAATCCGGGGCATCATGAGCGGGTCGGCGGTCGCGGCCGAGCCGGTCGAGCCGTCGGCGAGCGCCAAGCTGGCGGCGTGGGCTCAGGATGGGATGCAGCGCTGGGAGGCGATCCTGCCGCACACGCCGACTGGCGCGCTGATCCGACCGCCGGGATACTATCAGGTCGCGTATCGGCTCACGCCCGAGCCAGAACCGTTGGCCACGCCGCAGTTGTTGGCGGCGATTAGTCGGGCGACGACGCGGTACACCGGTTGGCCGCCGTGGTGGGTGCCGACCCGCGATGGGATCCGGCCGTACGTCAAGGACGGGGCGGTCGAGTGCAATCTGGCCGAGGGGGAGCCGATCACCGCGCATTCGGACTTCTGGCGGGTTTCTCCACAGGGTGAGGCGCTGCTGATCCGTGGCTATAGCGAAGACGACATCCCGCACCGCTACAAGCCAGGCACGGTGTTCGACCTTACCGTGCCGGTCTGGCGAGTGGGCGATTGCCTGATGCAGGCGGCCGCATTCGCGGCGGTTCTGGGTGTCCCTGACTCTGAGGTGAACTTCACCGTCCAATGGCGCGGCCTGGCTGGACGTGAACTGGTGCATGTCCAGGGCACCCGGTTCATTCACAAAGGACGCATCTGTCGGCAGGACGCGTTCGATCACACGATGAGCGCGATCGCCTCGTCGATCCCCGAGCAGCTACCGGAGCTCGTGCACGGGTTCATGGCTCCGCTCTACGGTCTGTTCGACTTCCTGGAGCTTCCCAAGGCGCTCGTAGACGAGGAGCTGAAAAAGATGCTTAGCGGGCGATCTTAG
- a CDS encoding HEPN domain-containing protein produces the protein MNKRLDHLPSAKRRQLKWVVDTVRDGFAEAIAQRTAPRLRDGKLLKIILFGSHARSDWVSDPIGRYFSDFDLLIVVDHADLTDFPEFWSKTDGILLDALIAGDFLRTPVSLIVHDIDDVNQQLELGRYFFMDIAREGIVLFEEPGHPFAEAKPLTPQLALEESQNYFEDWFNSANQFFDMYRIMLERGENNIAAFQLHQATERYYHALFLVLTLYSPKTHNLNQLRKLAEELDNTLVEIWPNDTKFHKRCYELLREAYVKARYSRHYRITAEELAWLGERVGMLRDRVRALGEARLAALRAEIV, from the coding sequence ATGAACAAGCGTCTCGACCATTTGCCGTCGGCCAAGCGGCGACAATTGAAGTGGGTGGTCGATACCGTTCGCGATGGTTTTGCCGAAGCGATCGCCCAGCGGACAGCCCCGCGCTTGCGCGACGGCAAGCTGCTCAAGATCATCCTGTTCGGAAGCCACGCTCGGAGCGACTGGGTCTCGGACCCTATCGGCCGCTACTTCTCAGATTTCGATCTGCTTATCGTTGTCGACCACGCCGACCTGACCGATTTTCCAGAGTTCTGGAGCAAGACCGACGGTATCCTGTTGGACGCGCTGATCGCGGGCGATTTCCTGCGAACCCCCGTTAGCTTGATCGTCCACGACATCGACGATGTGAACCAGCAGCTAGAGCTGGGCCGGTACTTCTTCATGGACATCGCGCGCGAAGGGATCGTGCTGTTCGAAGAGCCCGGCCATCCGTTCGCTGAAGCAAAGCCTCTGACGCCGCAGCTGGCCCTCGAAGAAAGCCAAAATTACTTTGAGGACTGGTTCAACAGCGCGAACCAGTTCTTTGACATGTACCGCATCATGCTTGAGCGGGGGGAAAATAACATCGCGGCTTTTCAGTTGCATCAAGCGACAGAGCGCTATTACCACGCCCTATTCCTTGTTTTGACGCTTTATAGCCCCAAGACGCACAACTTAAATCAACTGCGTAAGCTCGCTGAGGAGCTGGACAATACCTTGGTGGAAATTTGGCCGAACGACACCAAGTTCCACAAACGGTGCTATGAGCTGCTGCGAGAAGCCTATGTGAAGGCGCGGTACTCACGACACTACCGGATCACGGCCGAGGAGCTGGCCTGGTTGGGAGAGCGGGTGGGGATGCTTCGTGACCGTGTCCGCGCGCTCGGTGAGGCCAGGTTGGCCGCACTGCGGGCCGAAATCGTCTGA
- a CDS encoding RNA polymerase sigma factor, translating to MTHVGEPVPTAPQDAVTLDALYRRYARWLGRVLRKTFHDVDPATSEDLVQETYVRVAPYHARGAIQHPRALLLKVATNLVRDHRRKSLRGGAAPVLIEETIEREEHASAPAQDEAVLLGQLIEKLPGKLRDVFVLSRFAGFTNQQTADHLGLSVKRVEALMTQALSLLAAQMAAKD from the coding sequence ATGACGCATGTTGGGGAGCCTGTCCCGACAGCGCCTCAGGACGCGGTCACGCTGGACGCCCTCTATCGCCGCTACGCGCGATGGCTAGGCCGCGTATTGCGCAAGACGTTCCATGACGTCGATCCGGCCACGTCCGAGGACCTGGTGCAGGAAACCTATGTCCGCGTCGCGCCCTACCATGCCCGCGGCGCCATCCAGCATCCTCGCGCGCTGCTCTTGAAGGTGGCTACGAACCTGGTGCGCGACCACCGCCGCAAGTCGCTACGCGGTGGCGCGGCGCCAGTCCTGATTGAAGAAACCATCGAAAGAGAGGAACATGCCTCCGCACCGGCGCAGGACGAGGCGGTCCTCTTGGGTCAGCTGATCGAAAAGCTGCCGGGAAAGCTTAGGGATGTTTTCGTCTTGAGCCGTTTTGCCGGTTTCACCAACCAGCAGACCGCCGACCACCTGGGTCTCTCGGTCAAGCGGGTCGAAGCGCTCATGACCCAGGCCCTGTCCCTTCTGGCCGCTCAAATGGCGGCGAAAGACTGA
- a CDS encoding FecR family protein, which produces MPEDTLESSPTATTAANWLARLNTTTVSAKTMDEFRDWRAQPGNHEAFQEVAQLWAKSAQAKSQPGVQAALDAALDRRAPRRPNRFGLGLAIATAMVTVSIGGYVTWRTIAAPYFDTGVGEQRLVQLSDGSSVRLDTNSKITVRYSQGARRIALTRGQAFFEVAHDSARPFLVETPQATVRAIGTRFSVREGGATTQVTLVQGRIEVRDGDNASPRVLTAGEQIVATQALGPVRKVDARIATSWTTGRLVFHGVPLQQALVEMNRYSRKPIRLDPAYDQTETLTGAFDSADTEAMVAAVASLRGLSVEHRPDGSILLRQRPDA; this is translated from the coding sequence ATGCCCGAGGACACGTTGGAAAGCTCGCCAACCGCCACCACCGCCGCCAACTGGCTGGCCCGGCTGAACACGACCACCGTGTCTGCCAAGACCATGGACGAGTTTCGCGACTGGCGTGCCCAGCCGGGCAACCACGAGGCCTTTCAGGAGGTCGCGCAGCTCTGGGCCAAGTCCGCACAGGCCAAGAGCCAGCCCGGCGTCCAGGCCGCGCTCGACGCCGCACTGGATCGGCGGGCGCCCCGACGACCGAACCGGTTCGGCCTTGGCCTGGCCATCGCAACCGCCATGGTGACCGTCTCCATCGGCGGCTACGTGACTTGGCGCACCATCGCTGCTCCCTACTTCGACACGGGGGTGGGCGAACAGCGTCTGGTTCAGCTGTCCGACGGCAGCAGCGTTCGCCTCGACACCAACTCCAAGATCACTGTCCGCTATAGCCAGGGCGCGCGACGGATCGCTCTGACCCGCGGCCAGGCATTTTTCGAGGTCGCACACGACAGCGCCCGCCCCTTTCTGGTCGAGACGCCCCAGGCGACCGTTCGGGCGATCGGCACCCGGTTCTCGGTTCGAGAAGGTGGCGCCACAACCCAGGTGACCTTGGTCCAGGGCCGTATCGAGGTGCGTGACGGAGACAATGCCTCGCCGCGCGTCTTGACCGCTGGAGAGCAGATCGTCGCGACCCAGGCGCTTGGCCCCGTTCGCAAGGTCGACGCCAGGATCGCCACCAGTTGGACGACCGGGCGACTGGTCTTCCACGGCGTGCCTCTTCAGCAGGCGCTCGTCGAGATGAACCGCTACAGCCGCAAGCCCATCCGGTTGGATCCCGCCTACGATCAGACCGAAACCCTGACGGGGGCCTTCGACAGCGCTGATACCGAAGCGATGGTCGCGGCTGTGGCCAGCCTCCGAGGGCTAAGCGTCGAGCATCGGCCGGATGGCTCGATCCTTCTGCGTCAACGCCCCGACGCCTGA